The following coding sequences lie in one Panicum virgatum strain AP13 chromosome 6N, P.virgatum_v5, whole genome shotgun sequence genomic window:
- the LOC120678374 gene encoding nudix hydrolase 15, mitochondrial-like isoform X1 — MNLSEHKVSAYGADIFPFNQTLAKCKLTKAFLERKFGFKQRSNWYKSNGSVWLGKTVNQTWQQNVAVKNNEPRDETETKRSPPKPNQPHLRRSHQLPPISAMAEEGSGAGAEMDALIRRLRLHQAVPSPYDPAPEATPAADGGGGELFRPRRAAVLVCLFRGAAGELRVILTKRSSTLSTHSGEVSLPGGKAEEGDADDAATALRESKEEIGLDPSLVTVVASLEHFLSKHLLVVVPVIGILSDIQAFIPVLNVAEVDEIFDVPLEMFLKDENRTSEEREKMGQTFTVHYFTYVKGDQKYLIWGLTARILIHAASVVYERPPDFPERRAHFNLPKYAKDSSSMLAGLAKH, encoded by the exons ATGAACTTGAGTGAGCATAAGGTCTCTGCCTATGGAGCGGACATCTTTCCTTTCAATCAAACTTTGGCAAAGTGTAAACTTACCAAAGCTTTTTTGGAAAGAAAATTTGGTTTTAAACAACGGTCAAACTGGTACAAATCAAACGGTAGCGTTTGGTTAGGCAAAACTGTCAATCAAACGTGGCAGCAAAATGTCGCCGTCAAAAACAATGAGCCACGTGATGAAACGGAAACGAAAAGGTCACCGCCCAAGCCAAACCAACCCCACCTCCGCCGCTCCCACCAACTGCCCCCGAtctcggccatggcggaggagggctccggcgccggcgcggaaaTGGACGCACTCATCCGGCGGCTGAGGCTCCACCAGGCGGTTCCATCACCGTACGACCCCGCACCAGAGGCGACCCCCGCggccgatggcggcggcggcgagctgttcCGGCCGCGGAGGGCCGCCGTGCTCGTATGCCTCTTCCGGGGCGCCGCAGGCGAGCTCCGCGTCATCCTCACCAAGCGCTCGTCCACGCTCTCTACCCATTCCG GTGAAGTTTCTTTGCCAGGAGGAAAGGCTGAGGAGGGTGATGCAGATGATGCAGCAACAGCATTAAGGGAGTCAAAAGAGGAGATTGGGCTTGATCCATCTCTGGTCACAGTTGTTGCATCTCTTGAACACTTCTTGTCCAAG CATCTTCTGGTAGTTGTTCCTGTTATTGGCATACTCTCAGACATACAAGCGTTTATACCTGTTCTTAATGTTGCTGAGGTGGACGAAATATTTGATGTACCCCTGGAGATGTTCCTCAAG GATGAGAACAGGACATCAGAGGAACGGGAAAAGATGGGGCAGACATTTACAGTTCATTACTTCACTTATGTAAAAGGGGATCAGAAGTACTTAATCTGGGGTCTGACGGCCCGCATTCTTATCCATGCTGCTTCAGTTGTATATGAGCGCCCACCAGACTTTCCTGAGCGAAGAGCACATTTCAACTTACCAAAGTATGCAAAGGATTCCTCTTCAATGCTGGCAGGGCTTGCCAAACACTAG
- the LOC120678374 gene encoding nudix hydrolase 15, mitochondrial-like isoform X2 translates to MNLSEHKVSAYGADIFPFNQTLAKCKLTKAFLERKFGFKQRSNWYKSNGSVWLGKTVNQTWQQNVAVKNNEPRDETETKRSPPKPNQPHLRRSHQLPPISAMAEEGSGAGAEMDALIRRLRLHQAVPSPYDPAPEATPAADGGGGELFRPRRAAVLVCLFRGAAGELRVILTKRSSTLSTHSGEVSLPGGKAEEGDADDAATALRESKEEIGLDPSLVTVVASLEHFLSKHLLVVVPVIGILSDIQAFIPVLNVAEVDEIFDVPLEMFLKDENRTSNELEWMGQPFTIHHFTYEKGNENYIIWGLTAGILIHAASVVYQRQPDFPEKRAQFNLPKYSKECYSMPSSGL, encoded by the exons ATGAACTTGAGTGAGCATAAGGTCTCTGCCTATGGAGCGGACATCTTTCCTTTCAATCAAACTTTGGCAAAGTGTAAACTTACCAAAGCTTTTTTGGAAAGAAAATTTGGTTTTAAACAACGGTCAAACTGGTACAAATCAAACGGTAGCGTTTGGTTAGGCAAAACTGTCAATCAAACGTGGCAGCAAAATGTCGCCGTCAAAAACAATGAGCCACGTGATGAAACGGAAACGAAAAGGTCACCGCCCAAGCCAAACCAACCCCACCTCCGCCGCTCCCACCAACTGCCCCCGAtctcggccatggcggaggagggctccggcgccggcgcggaaaTGGACGCACTCATCCGGCGGCTGAGGCTCCACCAGGCGGTTCCATCACCGTACGACCCCGCACCAGAGGCGACCCCCGCggccgatggcggcggcggcgagctgttcCGGCCGCGGAGGGCCGCCGTGCTCGTATGCCTCTTCCGGGGCGCCGCAGGCGAGCTCCGCGTCATCCTCACCAAGCGCTCGTCCACGCTCTCTACCCATTCCG GTGAAGTTTCTTTGCCAGGAGGAAAGGCTGAGGAGGGTGATGCAGATGATGCAGCAACAGCATTAAGGGAGTCAAAAGAGGAGATTGGGCTTGATCCATCTCTGGTCACAGTTGTTGCATCTCTTGAACACTTCTTGTCCAAG CATCTTCTGGTAGTTGTTCCTGTTATTGGCATACTCTCAGACATACAAGCGTTTATACCTGTTCTTAATGTTGCTGAGGTGGACGAAATATTTGATGTACCCCTGGAGATGTTCCTCAAG GATGAGAACCGGACATCTAATGAGCTAGAATGGATGGGGCAGCCATTTACAATTCATCACTTCACCTACGAGAAAGGAAATGAGAATTACATAATCTGGGGCCTGACTGCCGGCATCCTGATCCATGCTGCTTCAGTTGTATACCAGCGACAACCGGACTTTCCTGAGAAAAGAGCACAGTTTAACTTGCCAAAGTACTCAAAGGAGTGTTATTCCATGCCATCATCAGGACTGTGA
- the LOC120679966 gene encoding receptor-like protein kinase HSL1: protein MTPLLLLVVLLCLLPLAAALPPDFAALLAAKSNLSDPSSALAGWDPRLSPSPCRWPHLLCSPDRSSASDAPAVVSLLLSNLSLAGAFPHPLCSLRSLAHLDLSYNSLAGPLPPCLAALPSLGRLDLSGNAFSGEVPAAYGAGFPSLATLSLAGNELSGAFPGFLLDVTALEELLLAYNPFAPSALPPQSFSGLPRLRVLWLAGCGLVGEIPASVGSLKSLVNLDLSTNNLTGEIPAGVGRLENAVQIELFSNHLVGRVPDGLGELRRLRFFDASMNRLAGEIPADMFLAPRLESLHLYQNELSGRVPATLAQAPVLEDLRLFSNRLAGELPPEFGKNSPLQFLDLSDNRISGRIPAALCGAGKLEQLLMLNNELVGPIPADLGQCRTLTRVRLANNQLSGPVPPDMWGLPHLYLLELSGNKLSGAVGPAIAMATNLSQLLISDNRFTGALPAQVGTLPALFELSAANNMFSGPLPSSLAEVSTLGRLDLRNNSLSGELPQGVRRWQKLTQLDLADNRLTGTIPPELGELPVLNSLDLSGNELTGDVPVQLENLKLSLFNLSNNRLAGALPPLFAGSMYRDSFAGNPALCRGTCPGGRQSRAGSRGLLGSVTSILAVAGVVLLLGVAWFCYTYRSQRTGHAGEPGGGGGRPRWALTSFHKVEFDEDDILGCLDEDNVVGMGAAGKVYKAVLGRGGEDAVVAVKKLWGGGGKAVDGATKDSFDAEVATLGRIRHKNIVKLWCCFRSGDCRLLVYEYMPNGSLGDLLHGGKGGLLDWPARHRIMAGAAEGLAYLHHDCAPPIVHRDVKSNNILLDAELGAKVADFGVARVVGDGPAAVTAIAGSCGYIAPEYSYTLRVTEKSDVYSFGVVMLELVTGKRPVAPELGDKDLVRWVHGGIERGGVDAVLDPRLAGESRDDMARALHVALLCTSSLPINRPTMRAVVKLLLEAAPTPPPPPPPPTKAAEEKPLDV from the exons ATgactcccctgctcctcctcgtcgtcctcctctgcctcctcccCCTCGCGGCCGCGCTTCCGCCCGATTTCGCCGCGCTCCTCGCTGCCAAGTCCAACCTCTCGGACCCCTCCTCCGCTCTCGCCGGATGGGACCCGCGCCTCTCCCCGTCCCCGTGCCGCTGGCCGCACCTCCTCTGCTCCCCCGaccgctcctccgcctccgatgCCCCCGCCGTCGTCTCGCTCCTCCTCTCCAacctctccctcgccggcgcgttCCCGCACCCGCTCTGCTCCCTGCGCTCCCTCGCGCACCTCGACCTCTCCTACAACTCCCTGGCCGGGCCCCTGCcgccctgcctcgccgcgctgCCGTCGCTCGGGCGCCTCGACCTCTCCGGCAACGCGTTCTCCGGCGAGGTGCCGGCGGCCTACGGCGCCGGGTTCCCTTCCCTCGCCACGCTCAGCCTCGCGGGCAACGAGCTCTCCGGCGCGTTCCCGGGGTTCCTGCTCGACGTCACCGCGCTcgaggagctcctcctcgcgtaCAACCCCTTCGCGCCGtcggcgctgccgccgcagtCCTTCTCCGGCCTCCCGCGGCTCCGCGTGCTGTGGCTCGCCGGGTGCGGCCTCGTCGGCGAGATCCCGGCGTCGGTCGGGAGCCTGAAGAGCCTCGTCAACCTCGACCTCTCCACGAACAACCTCACCGGCGAGATCCCGGCGGGCGTGGGGAGGTTGGAGAACGCCGTGCAGATCGAGCTCTTCTCCAACCACCTCGTCGGGAGGGTGCCGGATGGGCTCGGGGAGCTCAGGCGGCTGCGGTTCTTCGACGCTTCCATGAACCGGCTCGCCGGCGAGATACCGGCCGACATGTTCCTCGCGCCGAGGCTGGAGAGCCTGCACCTGTACCAGAACGAGCTGTCCGGCCGCGTGCCGGCGACGCTGGCGCAGGCGCCGGTGCTGGAAGACCTCAGGCTCTTCAGTAACCGTCTCGCCGGGGAGTTGCCGCCGGAGTTCGGAAAGAACAGCCCGCTCCAGTTCCTCGACTTGTCGGACAACCGGATAtccggccggattccggcggcgctgtgcggcgcCGGGAAGCTGGAGCAGCTCCTGATGCTGAACAACGAGCTGGTCGGCCCCATTCCGGCGGATCTCGGGCAATGCCGGACGCTGACGCGCGTGCGGCTGGCGAACAACCAGCTGTCCGGCCCCGTGCCGCCGGACATGTGGGGCTTGCCGCACCTGTATCTCCTGGAGCTCTCCGGGAACAAGCTGTCCGGCGCCGTGGGCCCGGCCATCGCCATGGCAACCAACCTGTCGCAGCTGCTCATTTCCGACAACCGCTTCACTGGCGCGCTGCCGGCGCAGGTCGGCACCCTGCCCGCTCTCTTCGAGCTGTCGGCGGCGAACAACATGTTCTCCGGGCCGCTGCCGTCGTCTCTCGCCGAGGTTTCAACGCTTGGCCGGCTTGATCTGAGGAACAACTCGCTGTCCGGCGAACTGCCACAAGGTGTTCGACGGTGGCAGAAGCTGACGCAGCTGGACCTCGCCGATAACCGCCTCACCGGAACCATCCCGCCAGAGCTCGGCGAGCTGCCCGTGCTGAACTCGCTCGACCTGTCGGGCAACGAGCTCACCGGCGACGTGCCGGTGCAGCTGGAGAACCTCAAGCTGAGCCTGTTCAACCTGTCCAACAACCGGCTCGCCGGCGCCTTGCCTCCTCTGTTCGCCGGCTCCATGTACAGGGACAGCTTCGCGGGCAACCCGGCCCTGTGCCGCGGCACGTGTCCCGGCGGCCGCCAGTCCAGAGCCGGCAGTCGCGGCCTCCTCGGCAGCGTCACCTCCATCCTCGCTGTTGCCGGCGTCGTCCTGCTCCTCGGCGTCGCGTGGTTCTGCTACACGTACCGGAGCCAACGGACTGGGCACGCCGGggagccgggcggcggcggcggcaggcccaGGTGGGCGCTGACGTCGTTCCACAAGGTGGAGTTCGACGAGGACGACATCCTGGGCTGCCTCGACGAGGACAACGTGGTCGGCATGGGCGCGGCGGGCAAGGTGTACAAGGCCGTcctcgggcgcggcggcgaggacgccgtcgtcgccgtcaaGAAGCTGTGGGGCGGCGGGGGCAAGGCGGTCGACGGCGCCACGAAGGACAGCTTCGACGCGGAGGTGGCGACGCTGGGCCGGATCCGGCACAAGAACATCGTCAAGCTGTGGTGCTGCTTCCGGAGCGGCGACTGCCGGCTGCTGGTGTACGAGTACATGCCCAACGGCAGCCTCGgcgacctcctccacggcggcaAGGGCGGGCTCCTGGACTGGCCGGCGCGGCACCGGATCATGGCCGGCGCCGCGGAGGGCCTCGCGTACCTGCACCACGACTGCGCGCCGCCGATCGTGCACCGCGACGTCAAGTCCAACAACATCCTCCTcgacgccgagctcggcgccaaggtcgccgacttcggcgtcgccagggtcgtcggcgacggccccgccgccgtcacGGCCATCGCCGGCTCCTGCGGCTACATCGCTCCCG AGTACTCGTACACGCTGCGCGTGACGGAGAAGAgcgacgtgtacagcttcggcGTGGTGATGCTGGAGCTCGTCACCGGCAAGAGGCCCGTCGCGCCGGAGCTCGGGGACAAGGACCTGGTGCGGTGGGTGCACGGCGGCatcgagcgcggcggcgtggacgcGGTGCTGGACCCGAGGCTCGCCGGCGAGTCCAGGGACGACATGGCGAGGGCGCTCCACGTCGCGCTGCTCTGCACGTCCAGCCTCCCGATCAACCGCCCGACGATGAGGGCCGTCGTGAAGCTGCTGCTCGAGGCCgcgccaacgccgccgcctccgcctccgccgccaaccAAGGCAGCCGAGGAGAAACCTCTTGATGTCTGA